ATGCGGTACCCGGCCATGGCCGCGACCCAGACGGGCGACAATGCGAGTCGCCACGGCGCGCGATGCCACGCGGCATAGAGAAGGAACGGCGTGAAAGTGGCGCGCCTGGTCAGGGTCCGGTCGAGGTCGTAGATCGCGATGCGCATCGGCTCGCCGCTAGGGCCGGCATGGACGCGGTGCAAGAAGCGCACGCCCTTGCCACCCGGCGGCAAGCCGCTAGAGAAGCGGCAAATCGTTTCCGCGAGGATCACGGCGCCGATGGCCACCTTCACGCTTCCCAAGAACTCCACGATCACCGGCAAGGGCCGCGCACACAAGGCCATGGGCGGTGCGCGGATCAAGACGTTCAAAATCTATCGCTTCGACCCCGATAGCGGGGAAAACCCACGGTACGACACGTTTGAAATCGATCTCGATGACTGCGGGCCGATGGTCCTCGACGCCCTGATCAAGATCAAGAACGAGATCGATCCCACGCTCACCTTCCGTCGTTCTTGCCGCGAAGGAATCTGCGGTTCGTGTTCGATGAACATGGACGGCAAGAACGGTCTGGCCTGCACCACCGCCATCGAAGACCTCAACGGCGAAGTGCGGATTACGCCGCTGCCGGCCATGCAGGTCATCAAGGACCTGGTGCCGGATTTCACTCACTTCTACGCCCAGTACGCTTCGATCCGGCCCTGGCTGCAGACGGTGAGTCCCACGCCGAGCGGCAAGGAGCGCCTGCAGAGCCCCGAACAGCGCGAGAAGCTGGATGGGCTTTACGAATGCATCCTGTGCGCCTGCTGCTCCACCGCATGTCCCAGCTATTGGTGGAATTCGGACAAATTCCTGGGACCGGCGATCCTGCTCCAGGCCTATCGCTGGCTCGCCGACAGCCGTGACGAGATGACCGGGGAGCGGCTGGAGCAGCTGGAAGACCCCTTCCGGCTTTACCGCTGCCACACGATCATGAACTGCTCCAACGTTTGCCCGAAGGGCCTGAGCCCGGCGAAAGCGATCGCCGAGATCAAGAAGATGCAGGTGGAAAAGCACGGCTGATACCGCGTGAGCGAGGTCGACCGCTTCTTCCGTTACCAGCCGATCGAGGATCGTCCGGGCTGGTACACCTGGGACATAATCGACCAAACGCGCTTCAACCACCTTGTCATGGGGCCGCTTATGGTCCGCGTCGAAGGTGACAGGTGCCGCCTGCGGATGCAGCCGGAGCGCAAGCATTCAAACCTGCAGGACATGATCCACGGGGCCGTAACCCTGGCGCTGATCGATATCTCCCTGTTCGCCGCCATGCGAACGCTTACGGGGAACGAAGGCGCGCGCGCCGTCACGCTGGAGCTATCTACGCAGTTCATCGGTGCGGGCGTTATGGATCGACCTCTCGATTCGGTGGTCGAGGTGCTGCGCGAGACGGGCCGGATGCTGTTCCTGCGCGGACAGGTTGAGCAGGGCGATCATCTCGTAGCCGCCTTTTCCGGGCTCGTCCGAAAGGCGATCAGCAGTTGAGCGGGGTGCTTGCGCGATATCATGCGCTCGTCGCGGCTGGTGAGTTGCGCGCGGATCCCGATCAACAACGCGCCGCCGTGGCGCTCGATGCCCTTCAGCGCAAACTGGAGGAGCCCCAGGCTGGCGGATTTCTCGGAAGGCTGCTTGGCCGCGTGCCTGCTTCTCCGCGTGGCTTGTACCTCTGGGGCGGGGTCGGCCGCGGCAAGTCGATGCTGATGGACCTTTTCGTCGATACGCTCTCCATCACGGAAAAGCGGCGCGTCCACTTTCACGCTTTCATGCTGGAGGTGGACGGCTTCATCCAGGAAGAACGGGCGAAAGAAGCAGGCGACCCAATCGGCCCGGTCGCGGCCCGCATCGCCTCCGACGTGCGCTGCTTGGCGTTCGACGAAATGGTCGTGAACAACACCGCCGATGCGGCGATCATGGCGCGGCTCTTCTCATCGCTGATCGTCGACGAAGGGGTGACCGTTGTCACAACCAGCAACCGCCCTCCCCGCGATCTGTACAAGGACGGGCTGAACCGATCGCTGTTCCTCCCGTTCATCGACCTCATCGAGCGACAGCTCGACATCATGCCCCTCGACGGCCC
This region of Tsuneonella aeria genomic DNA includes:
- a CDS encoding succinate dehydrogenase iron-sulfur subunit, encoding MATFTLPKNSTITGKGRAHKAMGGARIKTFKIYRFDPDSGENPRYDTFEIDLDDCGPMVLDALIKIKNEIDPTLTFRRSCREGICGSCSMNMDGKNGLACTTAIEDLNGEVRITPLPAMQVIKDLVPDFTHFYAQYASIRPWLQTVSPTPSGKERLQSPEQREKLDGLYECILCACCSTACPSYWWNSDKFLGPAILLQAYRWLADSRDEMTGERLEQLEDPFRLYRCHTIMNCSNVCPKGLSPAKAIAEIKKMQVEKHG
- a CDS encoding PaaI family thioesterase; amino-acid sequence: MSEVDRFFRYQPIEDRPGWYTWDIIDQTRFNHLVMGPLMVRVEGDRCRLRMQPERKHSNLQDMIHGAVTLALIDISLFAAMRTLTGNEGARAVTLELSTQFIGAGVMDRPLDSVVEVLRETGRMLFLRGQVEQGDHLVAAFSGLVRKAISS
- the zapE gene encoding cell division protein ZapE, which translates into the protein MSGVLARYHALVAAGELRADPDQQRAAVALDALQRKLEEPQAGGFLGRLLGRVPASPRGLYLWGGVGRGKSMLMDLFVDTLSITEKRRVHFHAFMLEVDGFIQEERAKEAGDPIGPVAARIASDVRCLAFDEMVVNNTADAAIMARLFSSLIVDEGVTVVTTSNRPPRDLYKDGLNRSLFLPFIDLIERQLDIMPLDGPVDYRLDRLAGLDSWHTPLGDAATAQVREAFFRLTDYNPEDAEHVPSGQLDLGGGRTLHVPKSLKGVAVFSFKRLCSDNRGAADYLAIARAYHTVIIVGIPIMGPENRNEAIRFTKLIDALYEHNVKLFATAAAEPAALYTQGDGRFEFDRTVSRLEEMRSADYMAHGHGAEG